The following is a genomic window from Engraulis encrasicolus isolate BLACKSEA-1 chromosome 13, IST_EnEncr_1.0, whole genome shotgun sequence.
GCGgaattacactacacacacataggtCTGGAATCCTGTGGCTGTCTCAAGCCAGACAATTGTCGCAGCATTTAATGTTTCAACATTAATGGTGACTCAGATTAGAGACTCGTTGACTCAAACAGATTCTAAATTAAATTGGCTCTTTAGAGATTAACAGATTAACGATTAAgatgtttttgaaggaatttgttggtgccAAGGACGGAAAAATGATAGATGCCTTCTGAAGGCAAAGCTAACGCGTGCTATCCCAGACCAAGTAGTggtgctcacaaagctgtgcagaACTACAGTTATGAACACATTAGGCTACATGTTGTTACTACTGTGGAATGGACAGTGCATGCTTAGATTTTTCCCATAATGAACAAAAATGATGAATGGTAAGAGACATACTCCATTCCATATTCTCGTGTCCCATGTTCTGctgcctccttcttcttctttctgcgGCAGCAGCAGTAAACGACGATGATGAGGACCACTAATCCAGCAACGCAACCTCCGATGATGCCCGCAGTGGAGCCAATCTTCATGCTagctggaggaggaaggagacaaTTGTCCCCGAATGTTACAAACAAAACACTTTCTACTTGGGAGACGACAATGTCTTTCAGTGTGTACGGCAATCAATCTCAACTCGGTACTAAAAACCCATCCACACCATGTGAAATCTGCACAATTTTACAATGTGAGGTCTGATGGCAGAAGAAATTAGGCtcattcgtgacgaagcagtgctgcttttgctaggcagcgagcatgcactttaccagtttgatgcattctggttaaccAGTCATGGTATCAGTACCATATTTGGAGCTAATAATAAGCCCAGTAAAATAATGAAAACATCTACAGTTAAAAGCTCTAAAGGAATGCAATAAAGTCATAAAACCACGAAGTAGAGATATAACACCACTGAAATGCAGGGATGCCGTAGCAAAATACTCACGTGGCATTACACTGAGCGTCATATTGTATGACGCAGAACGAATCTTATTGGTTGAGGTGCAGATGTAATATCCAGATGTTTCCCTTGACACATTGAAGAGGGACAGAACTCCATTATCTAAAGAGAAGCATTTAGAATGTCAACGAACTGCAAAGGCAACAACCGAAAACTGTTCTTTGAATAGAAATGCAAAGGCCCAAAAAAATCATACGATCACAAAGACACGCACTCTCAGTGGTTCTCGGTGGGAAGTTCAGTGGTCTGTTGCTGGGGTCAAACCTCTCCCACTTGTAGGTGGGCGCGGGAGAGCCCTCCTCAGACTTGCAGGTGAGGTTGATATTGTTGCCATACTCCGCTGCCCCCTGGATATTGCAGACTGGCACGGAGGGAGCAACTAGGAAAAGAAAATACAGTATGTTAGTGTGACTtctagaattcttgcacacctccttaagccaggtgtgtaggagtggaaccactgggtcaccaacggagagagacaagagagctcCCGCACACTTCATATTTTGcagcgggcagtcatgggtgagcggttagggcgtcagacttgcatcccagaggttgccggttcgactcccgacccgccaggttggtggggggagtaatcaaccagtgctctcccccatcctcctccatgactgaggtaccctgagcatggtaccgtcccaccgcactgctccccatggggcgccattgagggctgcccccttgcacgggtgaggcataaatgcaatttcgttgtgtgcagtgtgcagtgttcacttgtgtgctgtggagtgctgtgtcacaatgacaatgggagttggagtttcccaatggactttcactttcacttgttttacttgcaacgtttcggtctatgaATTGCTTTAAAAAGGTCAATAGACCGAAATGTCGCAAGTAAAACGCTGCAAATCTGAAGTATGCAGGAATTTTCTTGTCTCAACGTTGGTGAATTCAAGGTTGGTGAATTAaaggttgaattgcttgaagaaggtcaatagaccgaaaCATTGCAAGTAAAACacagcaaatgtgaacagtgcgcgggagctttcttgtctcagTGTGACTTGTCAGAAATGTTGAACACCATCGTCTGTCTCAGTGTCTTCTACTGTCAAGTTCCCAGACTCAAGTCCTCTGGTCTAGTCCTAAAAATATCCAGACTTAATTTTGAAGAATGCAACTTCAAACATCCACAGCAATTATTGTAAGGAGTTTAGAGGCACACTGCTAGTCAACAGGTGAAACAAAATCAGATTGAGGGTAGGAAAGGAGAAGGAAACGGTTTCTGGAAACTTCAGGGATATTTCAGGGACAAAAGTAGGTCGAGCCTATGCCTACAGCCACACTATTTTTCATTCCTGTGTTACTTTCACACCTTTCACATCCAGTATTCAGGGGAAAGTAGTGGCAGAACAAAGTCATCAATTTTTATGATGTTAAAGAATTAGTTCAAATATGTACAAAACACTTTAAAGGGTATTGTGTGTATTTACCAAGTTTATGTTGCCCATTACATTATGCCCATTATGTTGCCATTGGCATTAAAAAATCTTTTTATATAtactaccaccatcaatttctcaGCATTGATTGTTtgatacacttttcatacatagacattagatggatcttctccatgcaaGTCAATTTTTTGTGATAAGTATTGGCAACTTTGGCTGCAAACCTTCTCTGGTCAGACTAcactgcattccacattattacgcaaatgacgtTTCCCAAAATTATCAATAtgaatgacagtcgtcataattttcaagtcatcagccattagaggacaattaaaacgtttttgaatgaaccttccaatgataacggtattttaaaaaaaataccgttatcattggaaggttcgttcaaaacctttttaattgtactttaatggctgatgacttgaaaattatgacgactgtcatttaaattgattatttggggaaacgtcATTTGCGTAATGTGGAATGTGGTGTAGTAATTATtagttacctccgccaaagaggttacgtacagtgccctccataattattggcacccctggttgagatgtgttaaaagccttagaataaattcagtgtttattgcagaagaatactgtcacactgaaaattgtaggaaaatgtagccttcaactcaaatgaattgtaagaaaataaaaaaatccctgactaaaaaataattatttttcattaaatcacctgttccacaattattggcacccttaacagttcccaggaaataaatataattgaagcatttctgtcatttctacagtagtttacaaagtttaccagagtatgtaggaacatttaattagtaattcatcacttcctttttccctggggtataaatatgacgtgacaccgaggccatttctcttatccactcttaaacatgggaaagacaaaggaacacagcatacaagtgaggcagatgtgcgtcgaccttcacaggtcaggcagaggctacaagaagattgccactcaactgcagctgcccatatccactgtgagaggaataattaagaagttcaaaacaactggaacagtggtaaacaagcctggacgaggacccaagtttattttgccaccacgcacagtgaggaggatggtaagagaaatcaaaagatctccaaagctcactgttacagaattacaacaaatggtagcatcctggggtcacaaagtctccaaatcaaccatcaggcgctgtctacacgccaacaagctgtttgggaggcatgcacggagaaaacctttcctcactcacaatcataaacgcaagcgtctggagttcgccaagcggtattggggcttcaactgggaccgtgtgctttggtcagatgagaccaagattgagctttttggcaacaaacactctaagtgggtctggcgtaccacgaaagatgcgcatgctgaaaagcacctcatacccactgtgaagtatgggggtgggtcagtgatgctgtggggctgtttcgcttccaaaggccctgggaaccttgttggggtgcatggcatcatgaatgctttgaaataccaggacattttaaatcaaaatctgttgccctctgcccgaaagctgaagctgggtcgtcactgggtctttcagcaagacaatgaccctaaacatatggccaaatctacacagaaatggttcaccagacacaaaatcaagctcctcccatggccatctcagtcccctgacctcaaccccattgagaacctgtggggtgagctgaagaggagagtacagaggagaggacccaggtctctggatgatttagagagattctgcaaagaggaatggctgaagatccctctttctgtcttttcccatcttgtgaaacattataggagaagattaggtgctgttttgttggcaaaagggggttgtacaaaatattaacaccaggggtgctaataattgtgacacacattatttgatgtcaaataattatttctttatgtgggattttttccccactgaataaatgcacttgtattgaaggttggatttttctctttttttccattaaggtcccatattatttagaattttttttaaataattggaagctaaaaaacacatctcaaccaggggtgccaataattatggagggcactgtatatattagTTAGTAGGCCACATTCATTAAAATAtcgaatttgtgaatgggcaacatatattttggaaataaacactgGACTTGCATACAAAGTAGAATGCACCCAAGGTACAAGGCAAAACCAGAAAAGCTGCATGTGCTCAAATGGCTTCAGCAATtattaagtgaagtgaagtgaaagcctagCTGGGAAaatccaattcccattgtcattgtgacacagcactccaatccacagcacaaaagtgcacactgcacacaaagaaatgaatttatgcctcactcgtgcaagggggcagttcCCAACGGTGCCCGAAAGGGAACAGTGCGGTGGGgcggtaccatggtcagggtagagcactggttaattactccacccaccaacctggcaagtTGGGAGTCGAactagcaacctttgggatacaagtctgacaccctaaccgcttacccatgactgccctaaaataAAACGATACCACGCAGTCAACTGGCAGCAATCAAGAGAGCCTTACCCAGCACCACCAGTCTGGTGGTATCCGCTTGTTGGCCGTCATTATCACCCGGGATCTGCACAGCGCATTGGAAAACCCTGTTCTCCTGCATGGTGACCTTGGGGAAGGTCAGGGTTGACACTCCAGCAGGTACGTCATTGGTCATGGTGGCTTTCCCCTCATAGTCCGCGTTGATGTCAAGCTGAGTTCCAGTAGGACCAGAGGAATAGAAGTACGTTCCAATCGCTATCTGTTTGAGGAAAGGCAGCATGTTATATCACAATATTGTTGACAATCACAATGAGGGCATACTTTTTTCTATTGTGTTCCCCGCAGAGTTTGTGAAAGGAAATGCAGTGGCCGGTATATTTTTTGCACTGTTTCATAGTGTGCACAGGTTTGTGTTAACATGGATTTCTTTGTATACCCTGACAAACATAGTAGATGTGTGAGCGAAGTTCTGTACCGATTCACCAACCAATATACCAGATATGTGAGCCAAAGCCCAAGTTCTGTACCGATTCACCAACCAATCAACTTTTTTTAGGTAAATAACTGGACCATCTGCAAGGTCTTTGTTGACCCTAGAGGTGGGGATCGGTATGTTGCAATGATCTCACACCTGGGGTTCTGCTGGGTCGTCAGCATCAGCTGTCCAGGTGATGACAGCAACCTTGGGCGAGGGGGCCTCGGGCCGGAATATGCAGGTCAGGGAGACTTGGTCACCCCTGGCAACCTCGTACTCTGGCTGCTGAAACTCCACATGGATCCCCACGACAACTGAGAGACCTATTCAAACACACAAAAGTAACAATGATCCGTTTCCCCCAAATAACCACCTGAGGGAACCAATTTATACACAGAAAGTGTATAAGTTGGTTAAACTGCATGCACAAACAGAGCAGTGCATACTGCTCTTGTGCGTCAATATAGGCTATCAGACAGAGCATGGTGCAGTATAGAATGAAGAACAATCTTGGAAAAGTCTTGGAAAAGACTCTGAGACTTCCGGAAATAGACTTTTCAACagataaggtaagcgtacccattaagcccaccaaaatctaaatttctttatttttcaatcatcttcacacaattttttgtgaaatgatttcttaaatagtaagatttacctctcttctcaatgtttatcactgaattgatgaatatttcaaagtacaatatgaagattttttacgagaaaagtgaaaagtctgaatgggcttaaatggtacctttggtaccatttaagcccacttgttatttctctatcaaaatacctggtgaggtgtgtgagctgagtttaaacagtgtagcctacatggcataaatggtttcagatcaaaatattcttccaaaatgtaagatttgctaaaaaaataatgcataaaacctaattaaacattACAGTATCTCTTACTTCAtacacttttattttttcttattgattattgttagttcattacattatgcctttttgacctactacttcagattatacagcactttttatgtccctcaaaggcatttttcattagcatgcatgccaacttgcatgcatttcaatggggtgtaccatttaagcccaccttgtacccattaagcccgcctatacaaaaagctattttatggaaataatcaactccacaaaaacatttcatgatgcatttctttaaagatcaatgccaaacaaactggaatatgcttagaattcatacctaaccaccttaagtcttacggtagagtaagataaagatggtgtgtggttgtatcaagagaatatcggcgtttgctcgctcataaaacacatctttccatttgaagggaaatgctataatttagtaaaacactgcatgtatatatataaaaatcattacatttacctcttagttcactaaatatgaaagtattttcaaaatattttacttaaactagctgaaattctatgatttctgacatgtcccaaaacagcaaagttttgaggcaacttcttgtcagtagtcctgagactgggttcacttggacggggataactcgacgataaaaaatgtgatttgtttgcaataaaaaacattttgtcagttactaaaccctttaattggatagggtgatgaacaacaaaattcaccttttccctttctttaaattgacctcaaagttgaaagtgggcttaaagggtacatgggcttaatgggtacgcttaccttatttTTTCACTTCGCAGGAAGCAAGTCATCCATAAGCATATCGCTTTCCTGAATTCAGAACCTATTTTATCACATTCAGACACTGAGGTGAATATCTTGGTGTGAAAAGGGCAACTTGCCTGTGGTCTAACAACCCAGATGTGATTAGCCAAAAAGTCACAGGCATGTGACTAAGACAGACAATCCCTTCTACAGACCCTAAAAAGTAGTAGACAATTCCTTCTACACACACAATGTCTTTACTCTCTCTCAGAAGATTTTCTCAAGGGGAATGCAACATACGGAAGGCGCACACTTAGTTAATCATTAACTGGCCTTTTTTCAAAATTCAGGAAGTGTCAAATTTAATACATGACCAAACACGGTCAGTATCCACAGCTACAAAGTAGAAAGACGGTTACATTGACTTCACATTCTCTATAACACCTTGTGGTTTTTCACTAAGCAATCAAACATTTGCCATTTGATTTCAAAGAAAGGACTCTTCTTGTTTTTAAATCAAATGAGTGTTTTGTCGAGAAAGCTTAAAACAAACACATCATATTTTATTGTCTAAATGTAGTAAAAAGCACAATTATTACCAAACCACATGAACActgttttgaaaaaaagaaagaaatctgcATTGTCTAATCAAGATCACATAATCTGAAAAGTAAGCCACCGCGGCACACCATGCCAACTGAAAGGGTGAAAGTTCTTACCTGAGAGCAGGTAAAGTCCATAAACTAATCTTCTCCCAATACCCATAGTTGTGGTGGAGGTAACAATACCACACCAAATTCCTCTGTTTCAAACACCTTATCCCTTATTTTGGTTCAAAGTGGGCTTTCTTTCACAGGAACTGCACACTGGTGCCA
Proteins encoded in this region:
- the gpa33b gene encoding cell surface A33 antigen; this encodes MGIGRRLVYGLYLLSGLSVVVGIHVEFQQPEYEVARGDQVSLTCIFRPEAPSPKVAVITWTADADDPAEPQIAIGTYFYSSGPTGTQLDINADYEGKATMTNDVPAGVSTLTFPKVTMQENRVFQCAVQIPGDNDGQQADTTRLVVLVAPSVPVCNIQGAAEYGNNINLTCKSEEGSPAPTYKWERFDPSNRPLNFPPRTTENNGVLSLFNVSRETSGYYICTSTNKIRSASYNMTLSVMPPSMKIGSTAGIIGGCVAGLVVLIIVVYCCCRRKKKKEAAEHGTREYGMEEHAAYHDKPPSEMGKERDGNTVDRYEDTREVSLIPRTGFQDDRSEQYDNHSRQDDNREDRRGSSDRLDRYEDSRRGSSDRLDRYEDSRRGSSDRLDRYEDSRRGSFDRLDRHDDDSRYRSADRSADRSDRYGNGRSGSSDRLDRYIDKRGRSKERLDRYDDSRGRSRERLDRYEDGRGRSNDRLDRYDDTRSRSSDRLDRYDDNRSRSSDRLDRYEGDRDRYDDRRDDYSVGV